A DNA window from Desulfurobacterium atlanticum contains the following coding sequences:
- a CDS encoding glycosyltransferase family 2 protein, with the protein MESVLINDYPNYQVIVIDNNSPNNSMEYIKKWAEGKLNVWVKPDHPLRHLSFPPIKKPITYVYYTREEAEKGGNSKLEANLNRKMPEGITTKYPLVFIQAGKNLGFAGGNNVGIRYALTKNDFEYIWFLNNDTVIEKDALSKMVQKFEKYKKEGKKVGILGSKLLYYDRPEIIQGIGGIYNKWFAVAKHLGIFEEDKGQYDNEEVIDKIDYIIGASMLVSKEFIEEVGVMCEDYFLYFEEMDWTLRGKKKGYQLGYCWKSKVYHKEGGSIGSSSKGNKKSEIADYYGLRNRIVFTKKFYPKYLWSVYLGFVVVIWNRVRRGQIKIIPKILKILFI; encoded by the coding sequence TTGGAAAGTGTATTAATAAACGATTATCCAAATTATCAGGTTATTGTTATAGATAATAATTCTCCAAACAACTCAATGGAATACATAAAGAAGTGGGCTGAAGGCAAATTAAATGTTTGGGTAAAACCGGATCATCCTTTAAGACATTTATCTTTTCCGCCTATTAAAAAGCCAATTACTTATGTTTACTATACTCGCGAAGAAGCTGAGAAAGGCGGCAATTCAAAATTAGAGGCAAATTTAAATAGAAAGATGCCTGAAGGAATTACAACAAAATATCCATTAGTTTTTATTCAAGCAGGGAAAAATTTAGGTTTTGCAGGTGGAAATAATGTAGGGATTAGATATGCTTTAACCAAAAACGATTTTGAATATATATGGTTTCTAAATAACGACACTGTTATAGAAAAAGATGCATTATCTAAAATGGTTCAAAAATTTGAGAAATACAAAAAGGAAGGAAAAAAAGTTGGTATTTTAGGTTCTAAACTCCTTTATTATGATAGACCTGAAATTATCCAAGGTATTGGTGGAATCTATAATAAATGGTTCGCAGTAGCTAAGCATTTGGGAATTTTTGAAGAAGATAAAGGACAGTATGATAATGAGGAGGTTATTGATAAAATAGACTACATCATTGGGGCATCTATGTTAGTTAGTAAAGAGTTTATAGAAGAAGTTGGGGTAATGTGTGAGGATTATTTTTTATATTTTGAAGAAATGGATTGGACTTTAAGAGGAAAGAAAAAAGGCTATCAACTAGGATATTGCTGGAAAAGTAAAGTTTATCATAAAGAAGGAGGAAGCATTGGTTCAAGTTCAAAAGGAAATAAGAAGAGTGAAATTGCCGATTATTATGGACTCAGGAATAGAATTGTTTTTACAAAGAAGTTTTATCCAAAGTATTTGTGGAGTGTTTACTTGGGGTTTGTGGTTGTGATTTGGAATAGAGTAAGGAGAGGACAAATAAAAATTATTCCAAAAATTTTGAAGATTTTGTTTATTTAA
- a CDS encoding nucleotidyltransferase domain-containing protein — MNSNWKKIRLSEEEIKKIKETAYEVFGEEVKIYIFGSRSVPNKRGGDIDILIKSSRQISVDEKLSFLAKLELKGIERKVDLITISSGTNLKDIRKDILKTGLEI; from the coding sequence ATGAATAGTAACTGGAAGAAAATTAGACTCTCGGAAGAAGAAATAAAGAAGATAAAAGAGACAGCGTATGAAGTTTTTGGAGAGGAAGTTAAAATTTACATTTTTGGAAGCCGAAGCGTTCCTAATAAACGGGGAGGTGATATAGATATTTTGATTAAAAGTTCCAGACAAATTTCTGTAGACGAAAAACTTAGCTTTCTGGCAAAGCTTGAATTAAAAGGCATTGAAAGAAAGGTTGATTTAATTACAATTTCTTCGGGAACCAATCTTAAGGATATTCGTAAAGATATTTTAAAAACAGGGTTGGAAATATGA
- a CDS encoding glycosyltransferase family 2 protein, with protein MIENNKETVCAVVVTYNRKDLLIECLEALRKQTRPLEGIYIIDNASTDGTPELLKEKSYIKELPPENLTEPWEKEFEVKNLVDDKPIKIHYVRMHENTGGAGGFYEGVKRAYKEGYDWLWLMDDDAEPKKDALEKLLKVRKHYCVSALASLKVNINGKVIHPHRGYFNFKNIFNGIVKPFDEATLGRRYLKIDHASFVGILVNREAIKKIGYPKKEFFIHYDDVEYCIRLRNVGEILLIPKSIIIHKEAAKKGIYKRFLWKKSLRVPYEKLWLSYYSVRNLTWLGKKYGTSKIHFYYGLVKNYLRKIIGIILFDDNKFKRIKFFTNAYLDGLKGHFDNEKPKKLLYKED; from the coding sequence ATGATAGAGAATAATAAGGAAACAGTTTGTGCAGTAGTTGTAACTTATAATAGAAAAGACTTGCTTATTGAATGCTTAGAAGCTTTAAGAAAGCAAACGAGACCATTAGAGGGAATTTACATAATAGATAATGCTTCAACTGATGGAACTCCTGAACTCTTAAAAGAAAAAAGCTATATTAAAGAATTACCTCCAGAAAATCTAACTGAGCCGTGGGAAAAAGAATTTGAAGTAAAAAATTTAGTAGATGATAAACCTATAAAAATCCACTATGTTCGTATGCACGAAAATACAGGAGGAGCAGGTGGTTTTTATGAAGGTGTAAAGAGGGCGTATAAAGAAGGATATGATTGGTTATGGTTAATGGATGATGATGCAGAACCAAAAAAGGATGCATTGGAAAAGTTGTTAAAAGTTCGAAAACACTACTGCGTCAGTGCCTTAGCCTCTTTAAAGGTAAATATAAATGGAAAGGTTATACATCCTCACAGAGGATATTTTAACTTTAAGAATATTTTTAATGGTATTGTTAAACCTTTTGATGAAGCTACTTTAGGAAGGAGATATTTAAAAATAGATCATGCTTCTTTTGTTGGAATTTTAGTTAATAGAGAAGCTATAAAAAAAATTGGTTATCCTAAAAAGGAATTTTTTATCCATTACGATGATGTGGAATATTGCATAAGATTACGTAATGTTGGAGAAATTCTTTTAATTCCTAAAAGTATAATAATTCATAAAGAAGCTGCTAAAAAAGGTATTTATAAAAGATTTCTTTGGAAGAAGTCCTTGAGAGTTCCTTATGAAAAGTTGTGGTTATCTTACTATAGTGTTAGAAATTTAACATGGTTAGGAAAAAAATATGGGACAAGTAAAATTCATTTTTACTATGGATTAGTAAAAAACTATTTGCGGAAAATTATTGGTATAATTTTATTTGATGATAATAAGTTTAAAAGAATTAAATTTTTTACTAATGCATATTTAGATGGACTAAAAGGGCATTTTGACAATGAAAAACCTAAAAAACTTTTGTATAAGGAGGATTAA
- the glf gene encoding UDP-galactopyranose mutase — MFDYIVVGSGFAGSVIAERIANILNKKVLIIEKRSHIGGNCYDYKTKEGIIVHRYGPHLFHTNYKDVFEYLSNFTDWQLYHHKVLAFIEGKKVPIPFNFNSIEMLFPHILAERLINKLLSKYSYCSKVPILELKKEDDKDLKFLADFIYEKVFKNYTAKQWNKRPEEIDPEVTARVPIFIGRDNRYFNDKYQAVPVEGYTKIFERMLFHPNIKLMLNTDFREVIKIDLGTKKIFFFEQEFKGKVIFTGMIDELFEYKFGKLPYRSLDLKFETLETEYFQEVATVNYPNDYDFTRITEFKHIHPIKVNKTVILREYPKDYNPEKDIPYYPVFTEENRELYFKYKELAEKFENLILVGRLAEYRYYDMDDVVKRALEVFEENIR; from the coding sequence TTGTTTGATTACATAGTAGTTGGTTCAGGCTTCGCAGGATCAGTAATAGCCGAGAGAATAGCAAATATTTTAAATAAAAAAGTTTTGATCATAGAGAAACGAAGTCATATTGGTGGAAATTGTTATGACTATAAAACTAAGGAAGGAATAATTGTTCATAGATATGGTCCTCATTTGTTCCATACAAACTATAAGGATGTTTTTGAATACCTTTCCAACTTCACAGATTGGCAACTTTATCATCATAAAGTTTTAGCCTTCATAGAGGGAAAGAAGGTTCCTATACCCTTTAACTTTAACTCTATTGAAATGTTATTTCCTCACATTTTGGCAGAAAGGCTAATAAATAAACTTCTTTCTAAATATTCCTACTGTTCTAAAGTTCCAATATTAGAGCTTAAAAAAGAAGATGATAAAGATTTAAAATTTTTAGCAGATTTTATATATGAGAAAGTTTTTAAAAACTATACAGCTAAACAGTGGAATAAAAGACCTGAAGAAATTGATCCTGAGGTTACTGCAAGGGTTCCAATTTTTATAGGTAGAGATAATAGATACTTCAACGATAAATATCAAGCCGTTCCAGTAGAAGGTTATACTAAAATCTTCGAGCGAATGCTTTTCCATCCGAATATAAAGTTAATGTTAAATACAGATTTTAGAGAAGTTATAAAAATAGATTTAGGAACTAAAAAAATATTCTTTTTTGAGCAGGAATTTAAAGGGAAAGTAATATTTACAGGAATGATAGACGAACTTTTTGAATACAAGTTTGGTAAACTTCCGTATCGTTCTCTTGATTTAAAGTTTGAGACTTTAGAAACAGAATACTTCCAGGAAGTAGCAACAGTTAATTATCCTAACGATTATGACTTTACAAGAATAACGGAATTTAAACATATTCATCCTATAAAAGTTAATAAGACGGTTATACTAAGGGAGTATCCTAAGGATTATAATCCTGAGAAAGATATACCTTATTATCCTGTATTTACAGAGGAAAATCGTGAATTGTATTTTAAATACAAAGAACTAGCTGAAAAGTTTGAGAATCTTATTTTGGTCGGAAGATTAGCGGAATATCGTTACTATGATATGGATGATGTGGTTAAAAGAGCATTAGAAGTTTTTGAGGAAAATATAAGATGA
- a CDS encoding flippase: MISKLKFSVNTPEKKRLLENFISLSFLQGANYILPLITLPYLVRVLGPEKFGLIAFAQAFIQYFNILTDYGFNLSATREISIHRENKEKIAEIFSSVMIIKFALLILSFIIMTIIVFSFEKFRKDWLVYYLTFGMVVGQVLFPIWFFQGMERMKYITFLNITAKLIFTVAIFIFVHKVSDYFYVPLLNSLGFCIAGILALWIIFRNFNLSFKVPKFITIKYQLKEGWYIFISTVAISLYTISNTFILGLFTNNTVVGYYSAAEKIVKAVQGLLAPLSQTIYPYISKLVKESEEKGLKFIQKVTFIIGGISFLLSLILFFFADLIVKILLGNKYEASIVVLRILAFLPFIIALSNIFGIQTMLTFNYKKAFSKILITASIINIFLAFVLVPLYQHIGISFAVLISEIFVTVSMFSYLQKKGIKVLEGKVV, translated from the coding sequence ATGATATCTAAATTAAAATTTTCTGTAAATACACCTGAGAAAAAAAGACTTTTAGAAAATTTCATCTCTCTATCCTTTTTACAAGGAGCAAACTATATTCTCCCTCTGATTACTTTGCCTTATCTTGTAAGAGTTTTAGGACCTGAAAAATTTGGCCTTATAGCGTTTGCACAAGCATTTATTCAATATTTCAATATTCTCACAGATTACGGCTTTAACTTATCAGCTACGAGGGAAATTTCTATACATCGGGAGAATAAAGAGAAGATTGCAGAAATTTTTAGCTCTGTAATGATTATAAAATTTGCTTTGCTTATTTTGTCTTTCATAATTATGACAATTATTGTTTTTTCTTTTGAAAAGTTTAGGAAAGATTGGTTGGTTTATTACCTAACTTTTGGAATGGTAGTTGGACAGGTTTTATTTCCTATATGGTTTTTCCAGGGAATGGAAAGAATGAAGTATATAACTTTTTTGAATATTACAGCTAAGTTGATCTTTACAGTTGCTATTTTCATTTTTGTTCATAAAGTTTCGGATTATTTTTACGTGCCATTACTAAACTCTTTAGGATTTTGTATAGCTGGTATTTTGGCTTTATGGATTATTTTTAGAAATTTTAATCTTTCCTTTAAGGTGCCAAAATTTATAACAATAAAATATCAATTAAAAGAAGGATGGTATATATTCATTTCTACCGTTGCAATAAGTTTATATACAATTTCTAACACTTTCATCCTGGGTTTATTTACAAACAACACAGTTGTTGGATACTATTCAGCCGCTGAAAAAATAGTAAAAGCAGTTCAAGGATTATTAGCTCCACTTTCTCAAACAATTTATCCGTATATTAGTAAACTTGTCAAGGAATCGGAAGAAAAAGGTCTTAAATTTATACAAAAAGTAACTTTTATAATTGGAGGAATAAGCTTTCTTTTATCATTAATTCTATTTTTCTTCGCAGATTTAATTGTTAAGATCCTATTAGGAAACAAATATGAAGCATCTATTGTAGTTTTGAGAATTTTAGCTTTTCTTCCATTTATAATAGCTTTAAGTAATATATTTGGTATTCAAACGATGTTAACTTTTAATTATAAAAAAGCTTTTTCAAAGATTTTGATAACTGCAAGCATTATTAATATTTTTTTAGCTTTTGTTTTAGTTCCTCTTTATCAACATATTGGTATCTCTTTTGCTGTGTTAATATCTGAAATATTTGTTACAGTTTCTATGTTTTCGTATTTGCAAAAAAAAGGGATAAAAGTTTTGGAGGGAAAAGTTGTTTGA
- a CDS encoding nucleotidyltransferase domain-containing protein → MLTKERKVRLTEKEITKIKEAILSSDPSAEIILFGSRTDLNKKGGDIDILVISSKIGYKDRRKIKVNLFKELGDRKIDLIITHDPSKDIFTKLAYKYGVKL, encoded by the coding sequence ATGTTAACAAAGGAAAGAAAAGTCAGGTTAACAGAAAAAGAAATTACGAAAATAAAAGAGGCTATTTTATCTTCAGACCCTTCCGCCGAAATTATCCTATTTGGTAGCAGAACAGACTTGAATAAAAAAGGCGGCGATATAGATATTCTTGTTATCTCTTCAAAAATCGGTTACAAAGATAGAAGAAAAATAAAAGTCAACCTTTTCAAAGAATTGGGTGATAGAAAAATAGATTTAATCATTACCCATGACCCTTCTAAAGATATTTTTACTAAACTCGCTTATAAATACGGAGTCAAACTGTGA
- a CDS encoding nucleotidyltransferase substrate binding protein: MKKSDVIQKINRFEKALGRLQEAVKVAKDDLDRDGVIQRFEFTVELLWKTLKAILSYHGIECHSPRHCIKEAFKANLISDDEIILDMLEDRNLSSHIYNEEESKKIFNRIKDVYVDYLSSLNLREKL, from the coding sequence ATGAAAAAAAGTGATGTTATTCAGAAAATAAATAGATTCGAAAAAGCTTTAGGAAGATTACAGGAAGCTGTTAAAGTGGCAAAAGACGATCTTGATAGAGATGGAGTCATCCAGCGCTTTGAGTTTACAGTTGAACTTCTATGGAAAACGCTAAAAGCAATTCTTTCATATCATGGTATTGAATGCCATTCTCCAAGGCATTGCATAAAAGAAGCTTTCAAAGCAAATTTGATAAGTGATGATGAAATAATACTTGACATGTTAGAAGATAGAAATTTAAGTTCTCACATATACAACGAAGAAGAAAGCAAGAAAATCTTTAATAGAATAAAAGACGTATATGTAGATTACCTTTCTTCTTTAAACCTGAGAGAAAAGTTATAA
- the mntA gene encoding type VII toxin-antitoxin system MntA family adenylyltransferase antitoxin gives MTNITPKSKQTENKVQRIINDIITTLIPYGPEKIILFGSRARGDFRINSDIDIAVDLRLSFREKRKLKEKLDNISGLYSVDIVFLPDVNKSFKNKILKEGKVLYEKK, from the coding sequence ATGACCAATATCACTCCCAAAAGCAAACAAACAGAAAATAAAGTCCAGCGAATAATAAACGATATAATTACCACCCTCATTCCATACGGTCCAGAAAAAATCATTCTATTTGGCTCACGAGCAAGAGGGGATTTTAGAATAAACTCAGATATTGACATAGCAGTGGATTTAAGACTTTCTTTCAGAGAAAAGCGAAAACTGAAAGAAAAATTGGATAATATAAGTGGCCTTTACTCTGTGGACATTGTATTCTTACCCGATGTGAATAAATCATTTAAAAATAAAATTCTGAAAGAAGGGAAAGTTCTATATGAAAAAAAGTGA
- a CDS encoding HI0074 family nucleotidyltransferase substrate-binding subunit, with translation MDRLNKVIEDFEKSVTRLEEAISKTESSINTEDYPFFRDSAIQRFEFTFEIMWKAIKLFLEKEGIICRSPRNCIRELFSTGFISEEDTKKLLFMLEDRNATVHTYKETIAEEIFKKLPLHLNLAKKVLKVIKENTF, from the coding sequence ATGGATAGACTTAACAAAGTAATTGAAGACTTTGAAAAATCCGTTACACGCCTTGAAGAAGCAATCTCAAAAACAGAAAGTTCCATAAACACAGAGGACTACCCATTCTTCAGAGACTCTGCTATTCAACGCTTTGAATTTACTTTTGAAATAATGTGGAAAGCTATAAAACTATTTCTTGAAAAGGAAGGCATTATATGCAGAAGCCCAAGAAACTGTATCAGAGAACTTTTTTCAACAGGATTTATTTCTGAAGAAGATACAAAAAAACTCCTGTTTATGCTGGAAGATAGAAACGCAACCGTACACACCTATAAAGAAACCATCGCTGAAGAAATATTTAAAAAATTACCACTACACCTCAACCTTGCAAAAAAAGTCCTAAAAGTAATCAAAGAAAACACCTTTTAA
- the mntA gene encoding type VII toxin-antitoxin system MntA family adenylyltransferase antitoxin, which yields MKYPTNITNLKDFLELFFKEKNKKVKIILFGSRARNSNTKHSDIDIAIISKEDISEEIVILKELLENSLLPQKVDIINFSKAPDSLKEEILKEGKVWIDLTK from the coding sequence ATGAAATATCCCACAAACATAACTAACCTAAAAGATTTTTTAGAACTTTTTTTCAAAGAAAAGAACAAAAAGGTAAAAATCATTCTTTTTGGTTCAAGGGCAAGAAATTCCAATACAAAACATTCAGATATTGACATAGCTATCATAAGTAAAGAAGATATTTCAGAAGAAATAGTTATACTAAAAGAACTACTTGAAAATTCACTACTCCCTCAGAAAGTTGATATTATTAACTTTAGCAAAGCACCTGATAGTTTGAAAGAAGAAATACTAAAAGAAGGAAAAGTATGGATAGACTTAACAAAGTAA
- the rfbB gene encoding dTDP-glucose 4,6-dehydratase gives MKLLVTGGAGFIGSEFVRQAIEKGIETIVVDKLTYAGDMERLNCVKSQIKFYKCDINNREFLEDIFQKEKPDIVVHWAAESHVDRSILDASPFIETNVKGTQTLLDIAKNSDIKLFINIATDEVYGELGEEGQFFETTPLNPNSPYSASKASADMLGRAYFRTYGLPVITVRPSNNYGPWQYPEKLIPVVILKALNNEPIPVYGTGENVREWLFVSDCADAVFKIVEKGKPGEIYNVGSGEERKNIEVVKSILQILNKPESLITFVKDRPGHDFRYSLNTDKIESELGWKAKVNFEQGIEKTVNWYLDNMPWVENKLEQLKNYWKKIYK, from the coding sequence ATGAAACTATTGGTTACTGGAGGCGCTGGCTTCATAGGAAGCGAATTTGTAAGACAGGCCATAGAAAAAGGAATAGAAACAATAGTTGTTGACAAGCTTACCTATGCCGGAGATATGGAAAGATTAAACTGTGTGAAATCTCAGATAAAATTTTATAAATGTGATATAAATAACCGAGAATTTCTGGAAGATATTTTTCAAAAAGAGAAACCAGATATCGTTGTTCACTGGGCAGCAGAAAGTCATGTTGACAGGAGTATTCTTGATGCATCTCCATTTATCGAAACAAACGTTAAAGGAACACAAACCCTGCTTGATATTGCAAAAAACAGTGATATAAAACTTTTCATAAACATAGCTACAGATGAAGTTTACGGCGAACTTGGAGAAGAAGGACAGTTTTTTGAGACCACTCCGTTAAATCCAAATTCCCCCTATTCAGCAAGTAAAGCTTCTGCTGATATGCTCGGAAGAGCTTACTTCAGAACTTACGGTTTACCGGTTATAACAGTGAGACCTTCAAATAACTACGGACCGTGGCAGTATCCTGAAAAACTTATTCCTGTTGTAATTCTAAAAGCTTTAAACAATGAACCGATACCAGTGTATGGAACCGGAGAAAATGTAAGAGAATGGCTTTTTGTTTCAGACTGTGCAGACGCAGTGTTTAAAATTGTTGAGAAAGGGAAGCCGGGCGAAATATATAACGTTGGAAGCGGAGAAGAAAGAAAAAATATAGAAGTGGTTAAATCAATTCTTCAAATTTTAAACAAACCAGAATCCCTTATAACTTTTGTGAAGGACAGGCCAGGACACGATTTTAGATACTCTCTTAATACAGATAAAATAGAGTCTGAACTTGGCTGGAAAGCAAAGGTAAATTTTGAACAGGGAATAGAAAAAACTGTAAATTGGTATCTTGATAATATGCCGTGGGTAGAAAATAAACTTGAACAGCTTAAAAACTATTGGAAAAAGATTTACAAGTAA
- the rfbC gene encoding dTDP-4-dehydrorhamnose 3,5-epimerase: MPFEFIKTEIPDVIIVKPKVFGDERGFFLETYKKSDFEKAGIDTDFVQDNHSKSVKNVLRGLHFQRAPKEQGKLVRCIKGKIFDVAVDIRKNSPTFGKWVGIELSEENKLMLWIPKGFAHGFLTLSEEAEIIYKVSGSEYSPEHDAAIRWDDPEINIKWPLENSTEPILSKKDKNAPFLKNLKDSL; encoded by the coding sequence ATGCCTTTTGAGTTCATTAAAACAGAAATTCCGGATGTAATAATAGTAAAACCAAAAGTGTTTGGCGACGAAAGGGGATTTTTTCTTGAAACATACAAAAAATCGGATTTTGAAAAAGCAGGAATAGATACAGATTTTGTCCAGGATAACCATTCAAAATCGGTAAAAAATGTCCTGAGAGGATTGCACTTTCAAAGAGCACCAAAAGAGCAGGGAAAACTTGTTAGATGTATAAAGGGGAAAATATTTGATGTTGCTGTGGATATAAGAAAAAACAGCCCAACTTTTGGTAAGTGGGTAGGTATTGAATTATCAGAAGAAAACAAGCTTATGCTGTGGATTCCAAAAGGGTTTGCTCACGGATTTCTCACTTTAAGCGAAGAAGCTGAAATAATCTACAAAGTATCAGGCTCAGAATATTCACCAGAGCACGATGCTGCAATTAGATGGGATGACCCTGAAATAAACATCAAGTGGCCTCTTGAAAACAGCACAGAACCTATCCTATCTAAAAAAGATAAAAATGCACCATTCTTAAAAAATTTAAAAGACTCCCTATAA